One window from the genome of Penaeus monodon isolate SGIC_2016 chromosome 4, NSTDA_Pmon_1, whole genome shotgun sequence encodes:
- the LOC119571224 gene encoding early nodulin-75-like translates to MLWRVKVTETEMLKELKNPPEEKNPRRENPPEENPPVENPPEENPPEEKNPTEKEKNSTEEENLPEEKTPKEQKQAKARQREAKAHQTVPTSTRNPQMMNRNIHGFGVMTQVHNYPNELLPPKLDPV, encoded by the coding sequence ATGTTATGGAGGGTGAAGGTGACGGAAACGGAAATGTTGAAGGAGTTAAAGAACCCGCCGGAGGAGAAGAACCCACGGCGGGAGAACCCGCCGGAGGAGAACCCGCCGGTGGAGAACCCACCGGAGGAGAATCCGCCGGAGGAGAAGAACCcaacggagaaggagaagaattcaACGGAGGAGGAGAACCTACCGGAGGAGAAAACGCCGAAGGAGCAGAAGCAAGCGAAGGCCAGGCAGCGTGAGGCAAAGGCACACCAGACGGTTCCAACGAGTACGAGAAACCCGCAGATGATGAATAGAAACATTCATGGTTTTGGAGTAATGACACAGGTGCACAACTACCCTAACGAACTCCTACCACCCAAACTCGACCCAGTGTGA
- the LOC119571240 gene encoding circumsporozoite protein-like isoform X2, translating to MKLCLLLFIFVLVHGELAESPGDGALSPEADGTGVQMARSLRDLEEERDLRRFGFFKKVFKGIKKLGRRKSIQRQDSEDEDYEERERRGFGKKLRKKMKKLKKKMKKMKKKMKKMAKKMKKKKQKLKEKVKKLSNEISSAKNKAIEKVTGSGMEQENGEGDGNGNVEGGEPAGEEPAGGEPAGGAEPAGGAEPAGEEPAGGGEGEASEGQAA from the exons ATGAAGCTTTGCTTGCTTTTGTTTATCTTCGTGTTG GTTCACGGGGAGCTGGCCGAATCGCCCGGCGATGGCGCGCTGTCCCCCGAGGCCGACGGGACGGGTGTGCAGATGGCGAGGAG CCTCCGGGACCTCGAAGAAGAAAGGGACTTGAGGAGATTTGGCTTCTTTAAGAAAGTCTTCAAAGGAATTAAGAAACTCGGAAGGCGCAAGAGCATACAGCGCCAGGATAGCGAAGA CGAAGATTATGAGGAACGAGAGAGGCGAGGATTTGGGAAGAagttgagaaagaaaatgaagaagctaaaaaagaaaatgaagaagatgaaaaagaagatgaagaagatggctaagaagatgaaaaagaaaaagcagaagctgaaagaaaaagtaaagaagctATCAAATGAAATATCTTCTGCAAAAAATAAGGCAATAGAGAAAGTGACAGGATCAGGAATGGAACAAGAAAATGGTGAGGGTGACGGAAACGGAAATGTTGAAGGAGGAGAACCCGCTGGAGAAGAACCCGCCGGAGGAGAACCTGCCGGAGGAGCAGAACCTGCCGGAGGAGCAGAACCTGCCGGAGAAGAACCCgccggaggaggagaaggagaagcaagcGAAGGCCAGGCAGCGTGA
- the LOC119571240 gene encoding circumsporozoite protein-like isoform X1, protein MKLCLLLFIFVLVHGELAESPGDGALSPEADGTGVQMARSLRDLEEERDLRRFGFFKKVFKGIKKLGRRKSIQRQDSEDSEDYEERERRGFGKKLRKKMKKLKKKMKKMKKKMKKMAKKMKKKKQKLKEKVKKLSNEISSAKNKAIEKVTGSGMEQENGEGDGNGNVEGGEPAGEEPAGGEPAGGAEPAGGAEPAGEEPAGGGEGEASEGQAA, encoded by the exons ATGAAGCTTTGCTTGCTTTTGTTTATCTTCGTGTTG GTTCACGGGGAGCTGGCCGAATCGCCCGGCGATGGCGCGCTGTCCCCCGAGGCCGACGGGACGGGTGTGCAGATGGCGAGGAG CCTCCGGGACCTCGAAGAAGAAAGGGACTTGAGGAGATTTGGCTTCTTTAAGAAAGTCTTCAAAGGAATTAAGAAACTCGGAAGGCGCAAGAGCATACAGCGCCAGGATAGCGAAGA CAGCGAAGATTATGAGGAACGAGAGAGGCGAGGATTTGGGAAGAagttgagaaagaaaatgaagaagctaaaaaagaaaatgaagaagatgaaaaagaagatgaagaagatggctaagaagatgaaaaagaaaaagcagaagctgaaagaaaaagtaaagaagctATCAAATGAAATATCTTCTGCAAAAAATAAGGCAATAGAGAAAGTGACAGGATCAGGAATGGAACAAGAAAATGGTGAGGGTGACGGAAACGGAAATGTTGAAGGAGGAGAACCCGCTGGAGAAGAACCCGCCGGAGGAGAACCTGCCGGAGGAGCAGAACCTGCCGGAGGAGCAGAACCTGCCGGAGAAGAACCCgccggaggaggagaaggagaagcaagcGAAGGCCAGGCAGCGTGA